The Allofrancisella frigidaquae genome has a segment encoding these proteins:
- a CDS encoding NUDIX hydrolase N-terminal domain-containing protein, with protein sequence MKDKIFEFIKKVQAISHTGVTYSKCPYALDNYHELLDLSTKMLHEYINSDVQPYNIYRDIYYPTPQPGVRVVIFENNKLLMAQDVDTPDEWTIPGGWCDIDLSPVETCIKEVKEETGFDIKVTKFLALIDRNKHIQSEIYNVYSIVFLAEIIGGENNPNFEVNEVKFFDMDNLPKLSNKVTKKELDIILQAYKSGEIFFE encoded by the coding sequence ATGAAAGACAAGATTTTTGAATTTATAAAAAAAGTCCAGGCAATATCACATACTGGGGTAACTTACTCAAAATGTCCCTATGCTTTGGATAATTACCATGAGCTTTTAGACTTAAGTACAAAAATGCTCCATGAGTATATTAACTCTGATGTACAACCGTATAATATTTATCGAGATATATATTATCCAACGCCTCAACCGGGAGTACGTGTTGTTATTTTTGAAAATAATAAACTCTTAATGGCACAAGATGTTGATACTCCAGATGAATGGACAATACCAGGGGGCTGGTGTGATATAGATTTATCTCCAGTTGAAACTTGTATAAAAGAAGTTAAAGAAGAGACTGGATTTGATATAAAAGTAACGAAATTTTTGGCTTTGATAGACCGCAATAAGCATATTCAAAGTGAAATCTATAACGTTTATAGTATAGTGTTTCTAGCGGAAATAATAGGTGGAGAGAATAATCCTAATTTTGAAGTTAATGAAGTTAAGTTTTTTGATATGGATAATCTGCCTAAGCTATCTAATAAAGTTACTAAAAAAGAGTTAGATATTATTCTACAGGCATATAAATCGGGTGAAATATTTTTTGAGTAG